One window from the genome of Aquipuribacter sp. SD81 encodes:
- a CDS encoding sulfurtransferase — protein sequence MPTEHDTDPKLAAYAHPERLVTTGWLAERLGTPGLVVVESSEDVLLYETGHIPGAVKVDWHTELTDPVTRDFVDGEGFAALMSAKGISREDTVVVYGDKNNWWAAYALWVFSLFGHADVRLLDGGRTKWEAEGREYVTDAPQPAATDYPVVERDDTGLRAFLDDVKAHLGRPMVDVRSPEEYTGARTHMPAYPEEGALRGGHIPGAQSVPWARAVAEDGGFKPREELEAIYQQEKGLSPDDDVIAYCRIGERSSHSWFVLTHLLGFTKVRNYDGSWTEWGNAVRVPIARGEEPGAA from the coding sequence GTGCCCACCGAGCACGACACCGACCCGAAGCTCGCCGCCTACGCCCACCCCGAGCGGCTAGTGACGACCGGGTGGCTCGCGGAGCGCCTGGGCACGCCCGGTCTCGTCGTCGTCGAGTCCAGCGAGGACGTCCTGCTGTACGAGACGGGGCACATCCCCGGGGCCGTCAAGGTCGACTGGCACACCGAGCTCACCGACCCGGTCACCCGCGACTTCGTCGACGGCGAGGGCTTCGCCGCGCTCATGTCCGCCAAGGGCATCTCGCGGGAGGACACGGTCGTCGTCTACGGCGACAAGAACAACTGGTGGGCCGCCTACGCGCTGTGGGTGTTCAGCCTCTTCGGGCACGCCGACGTGCGCCTGCTCGACGGCGGGCGCACGAAGTGGGAGGCCGAGGGCCGGGAGTACGTGACCGACGCGCCGCAGCCGGCCGCCACCGACTACCCCGTCGTCGAGCGGGACGACACGGGGCTCCGCGCGTTCCTCGACGACGTCAAGGCGCACCTCGGCAGGCCGATGGTCGACGTCCGGTCCCCCGAGGAGTACACCGGCGCCCGCACCCACATGCCCGCCTACCCGGAGGAGGGCGCGCTGCGCGGCGGGCACATCCCGGGCGCGCAGAGCGTGCCGTGGGCCCGCGCGGTCGCCGAGGACGGCGGCTTCAAGCCGCGCGAGGAGCTCGAGGCCATCTACCAGCAGGAGAAGGGTCTCTCCCCCGACGACGACGTCATCGCCTACTGCCGGATCGGGGAGCGCTCGAGCCACTCCTGGTTCGTGCTCACGCACCTGCTCGGCTTCACGAAGGTCCGCAACTACGACGGGTCGTGGACGGAGTGGGGCAACGCGGTGCGCGTGCCGATCGCCAGGGGCGAGGAGCCGGGGGCCGCGTGA
- a CDS encoding SufE family protein produces MSTDPQPSASLPGGFDAVVEEFQALEERERLELLLDFANGLPELPERLREHPELLEPVPECQSPVFVHVDVDGSGPRAAVAVHLSAPREAPTTRGFAGILAEGMAGLDAEGVLAVPDDVPGRLGLDRAVSPLRLRGMSGMLHRIQRQVREKAGV; encoded by the coding sequence GTGAGCACGGACCCGCAGCCGTCGGCGTCGCTGCCGGGCGGCTTCGACGCCGTCGTGGAGGAGTTCCAGGCGCTGGAGGAGCGGGAGCGCCTCGAGCTGCTCCTCGACTTCGCCAACGGCCTGCCGGAGCTGCCCGAGCGGCTGCGCGAGCACCCGGAGCTGCTCGAGCCGGTGCCGGAGTGCCAGTCCCCCGTCTTCGTCCACGTGGACGTCGACGGCTCCGGGCCGCGCGCCGCGGTCGCGGTGCACCTGAGCGCGCCGCGCGAGGCGCCCACCACCCGCGGCTTCGCCGGCATCCTCGCCGAGGGCATGGCCGGGCTCGACGCGGAGGGCGTGCTCGCCGTGCCGGACGACGTGCCGGGCCGGCTCGGGCTCGACCGGGCCGTCAGCCCGCTGCGGCTGCGCGGCATGTCGGGGATGCTGCACCGCATCCAGCGGCAGGTGCGGGAGAAGGCGGGTGTCTGA
- a CDS encoding dihydrofolate reductase family protein yields MSEGPGPVGLDVLVGPGAPGRLTSDDVDGLLAHYTAGVPHARASRWVRANMVSTVDGAATGPDGRSGSVSSDVDKAVFGLLRGLADAVLVGAGTARSEGYGPAGRHRVLAARREAAGRRATAVVVQVTRSGRVETGRGMFEVPEAGLVVMPAGDAEALARAREAAGEDGVVLAGHVDDGGPDLARALDALAERGLRHVLCEGGPGLLADVAAADVLDELCLTTSPLLVASDAPRVTAGAAVGPHGLELAGLLHARSTLLARWLRRR; encoded by the coding sequence GTGTCTGAGGGCCCGGGCCCCGTGGGCCTCGACGTCCTCGTCGGGCCCGGGGCGCCCGGGCGGCTGACCTCCGACGATGTCGACGGGCTGCTCGCGCACTACACGGCCGGCGTGCCGCACGCCCGGGCCTCGCGCTGGGTCCGCGCCAACATGGTGAGCACGGTGGACGGCGCCGCGACGGGACCGGACGGACGCTCCGGCTCGGTGAGCAGCGACGTGGACAAGGCGGTGTTCGGCCTGCTGCGCGGGCTCGCGGACGCGGTGCTCGTCGGCGCGGGCACCGCCCGTTCCGAGGGGTACGGACCCGCCGGGCGCCACCGCGTCCTCGCCGCGCGCCGGGAGGCCGCGGGCCGGCGCGCGACCGCCGTCGTCGTGCAGGTGACCCGCTCCGGGCGGGTGGAGACCGGACGGGGCATGTTCGAGGTGCCCGAGGCGGGCCTCGTCGTCATGCCCGCGGGCGACGCCGAGGCCCTCGCGCGCGCCCGCGAGGCCGCGGGCGAGGACGGGGTCGTCCTCGCCGGGCACGTCGACGACGGCGGCCCGGACCTCGCCCGGGCGCTGGACGCGCTCGCCGAGCGCGGGCTGCGCCACGTGCTGTGCGAGGGCGGTCCGGGCCTCCTCGCCGACGTCGCAGCGGCCGACGTCCTCGACGAGCTGTGCCTCACCACGAGCCCGCTGCTCGTGGCCTCGGACGCGCCGCGGGTCACCGCGGGCGCCGCGGTCGGGCCCCACGGGCTCGAGCTCGCGGGGCTGCTCCACGCCCGCTCCACCCTGCTCGCCCGCTGGCTGCGCCGGCGCTAG